A genomic segment from Leptolyngbya boryana PCC 6306 encodes:
- the dacB gene encoding D-alanyl-D-alanine carboxypeptidase/D-alanyl-D-alanine endopeptidase, protein MTVFSQRLIISLLGWFFLGLTGFTTSLRAESGAICSQQLTPQIDAIVNRPEFARSRFGVMIQTLDSRQTLYRRDADRFFIPASNMKLFTTAIALKEFSPNFRIRTSVYGTPTANGWRLRLVGRGDPSLSDQQLKEMVQQLKRRGIQRIAELTIEDSYFGQDSLISSWAVGDIQAPYAVPVNSLILNQNSLGFQVIPQAVGQPLQLKWDDPTQAQYWQIDNRSRTVETKTKEFLQIQRDLSQSILKVEGQLQVGAKPDLWAIAVPNPNQYFLRQLVRFLQEEKISVARSQISDQAMRPFGIEVAGIDSPPLSELVKETNTNSNNLFAEALLRTIGAKNPQAEGRTVLEKGLATVAVRLSRLGIESNEIELEDAAGLSRKNWSTPAAFVKLLQVMLQQPEAKYFRESLAIGGETGTLAGRFQDHPARGITQAKTGTLTGATALSGYITPPRYSPIAFSIIINNAQDFTAQRTAISEIVAILARLKSC, encoded by the coding sequence ATGACCGTGTTCTCTCAGCGATTGATTATTAGTCTACTAGGATGGTTTTTTCTGGGTCTGACAGGGTTCACGACAAGTTTGCGTGCCGAATCGGGGGCAATTTGCTCGCAACAATTAACTCCGCAAATTGATGCGATCGTCAATCGTCCAGAGTTTGCCCGATCCAGATTTGGGGTGATGATTCAGACGCTGGACAGTCGCCAGACGCTTTATCGCCGAGATGCCGATCGCTTTTTTATTCCGGCTTCTAATATGAAGCTGTTCACGACGGCGATCGCGCTGAAAGAGTTCAGTCCTAATTTTCGGATTCGCACTTCGGTGTATGGTACGCCGACTGCAAATGGATGGCGGTTACGATTAGTCGGGCGAGGCGATCCGAGTTTGAGCGATCAACAGTTGAAAGAAATGGTGCAGCAGTTGAAGCGGCGCGGGATTCAGCGAATTGCAGAATTGACGATCGAGGATAGTTATTTTGGACAGGATAGTTTGATTTCCAGTTGGGCAGTCGGAGATATCCAAGCGCCTTACGCGGTGCCTGTCAATAGTTTGATTTTGAATCAGAACAGTTTAGGCTTTCAGGTGATACCGCAAGCCGTTGGACAACCGTTGCAATTAAAATGGGACGATCCAACGCAGGCGCAGTACTGGCAAATCGATAATCGCTCTCGAACGGTCGAGACAAAGACCAAAGAATTTTTGCAAATTCAGCGAGATTTGAGCCAGTCGATTTTGAAAGTCGAGGGGCAGTTGCAAGTTGGAGCGAAGCCCGATCTCTGGGCGATCGCGGTTCCGAACCCGAACCAGTATTTTCTGCGGCAGTTGGTGCGATTTCTTCAGGAAGAGAAGATCTCAGTCGCGCGATCGCAGATTAGTGATCAAGCAATGCGACCGTTTGGAATTGAGGTTGCAGGAATTGATTCGCCGCCTTTGAGTGAATTGGTGAAAGAAACGAATACGAATAGTAATAACCTCTTTGCAGAAGCACTGCTGAGGACGATTGGAGCAAAGAACCCACAGGCAGAGGGTCGCACGGTTTTAGAGAAAGGGCTAGCAACTGTCGCTGTGCGATTAAGCCGTTTGGGTATTGAATCGAACGAGATTGAACTCGAAGACGCAGCCGGATTGTCGAGAAAAAATTGGAGTACACCTGCGGCTTTTGTGAAGTTACTCCAAGTCATGCTCCAGCAACCAGAAGCAAAATATTTTCGAGAATCTTTAGCGATCGGTGGAGAAACCGGGACATTAGCAGGTCGATTTCAAGATCATCCAGCAAGAGGCATCACCCAAGCCAAAACGGGAACTTTAACCGGAGCAACAGCGCTATCTGGGTATATTACTCCGCCCCGTTATTCCCCGATCGCATTTAGCATCATCATCAATAACGCACAAGATTTTACAGCCCAACGAACTGCAATCAGTGAAATTGTGGCAATACTAGCACGATTGAAATCTTGCTAA
- a CDS encoding iron uptake porin, with product MSSSLKSITAVSELSQVQPTDWAFQAVQSLAERYKCIEGYPDRNFQGNRALTRYEFAAGLNACINRLNQILETAAADLVRAEDLTVLQRLQQDFAAELAMLREKVGQLEERTLALEKQQFSTTTKLTGEVIFALTDVLTGDDNQTRVTQATSDTTPTQNAVLANRVRLNFDTSFLGTDLLRLRFQSGNFDIPGFTIAAQPGFPNREGIQTFNVIRPFPNTQSCCVPSISPNPTATPGAIYLSSLLYRFPVGKTTKVAVIANGGEHADYVPTLNPYFEDFDGGNGSLSTFGQRSPIYRMGSSFGSGVGITTQLNRVLEFSLGYLANGTGNFPGQYGGFLDGSFSALAQLTITPSDRFSLGLTYNYTYLTAITNTNFAEVTGTKLTTANTFVPEDTYNNSFGVAATFRVSPRIVINGWVTTTNGRDFTIPRGSSDYYYTWSYALAFAFPDLGKKGNLGGIVLGVEPYLTGFYLDGARVPFQQAFPFRVEGFYKHQLTDNLSITGGLIWLTAPNQSNENPDVVIGTLRGTFLF from the coding sequence ATGTCTTCATCCCTGAAGTCGATCACTGCCGTATCAGAACTTTCCCAGGTTCAGCCTACTGATTGGGCATTTCAAGCGGTACAATCTCTGGCGGAACGCTACAAGTGCATAGAGGGTTATCCCGATCGCAATTTTCAAGGCAATCGAGCACTGACTCGTTACGAATTTGCTGCGGGATTGAACGCCTGCATCAATCGATTGAATCAGATACTTGAAACAGCAGCGGCTGACTTAGTACGGGCAGAGGATCTAACTGTACTCCAACGACTTCAGCAAGATTTTGCAGCAGAGCTTGCAATGCTTCGTGAAAAGGTAGGTCAACTAGAAGAACGGACTCTAGCACTCGAAAAGCAACAATTTTCGACAACGACCAAACTCACGGGTGAAGTCATCTTCGCGCTGACGGATGTGTTGACGGGCGACGATAATCAAACGCGCGTCACTCAAGCGACATCAGATACTACTCCAACTCAAAATGCTGTTCTTGCGAATCGGGTGCGCTTAAACTTTGACACCAGTTTTTTAGGCACAGATCTACTCAGACTCCGGTTTCAATCCGGTAACTTTGATATTCCTGGCTTTACGATCGCAGCTCAACCTGGCTTTCCAAATCGGGAAGGCATCCAAACGTTTAATGTCATCCGTCCTTTCCCCAACACTCAAAGCTGCTGTGTTCCCTCTATCTCTCCAAACCCAACAGCGACCCCTGGAGCCATTTATCTCAGTTCTCTTCTCTATCGCTTTCCCGTTGGAAAGACAACGAAAGTGGCTGTGATTGCGAATGGAGGGGAACATGCAGATTATGTACCTACTTTAAATCCTTACTTTGAAGACTTTGATGGGGGCAATGGCTCTCTCTCTACTTTTGGGCAACGTAGTCCAATCTACCGAATGGGCAGTAGTTTTGGTTCGGGCGTTGGCATTACGACTCAACTCAATCGAGTCTTAGAATTCTCTCTCGGCTATCTAGCAAACGGAACAGGTAATTTCCCAGGTCAGTATGGAGGCTTTCTAGATGGAAGCTTTTCAGCACTGGCACAATTGACGATTACACCCAGTGATCGCTTCTCATTGGGATTGACCTACAATTACACCTACCTCACAGCAATTACTAACACGAATTTCGCTGAGGTTACAGGGACAAAACTGACGACTGCCAATACTTTTGTGCCTGAAGACACTTACAATAATTCCTTTGGAGTCGCAGCAACCTTTCGGGTGAGTCCCAGAATTGTGATCAATGGATGGGTAACGACAACGAATGGTCGCGATTTTACGATTCCTAGAGGATCATCGGATTACTATTACACTTGGTCTTATGCACTAGCATTCGCATTTCCAGACCTAGGGAAAAAAGGAAATCTGGGCGGGATCGTACTAGGAGTTGAGCCTTATCTCACAGGATTTTATCTGGATGGAGCACGTGTTCCTTTCCAGCAAGCCTTTCCATTCCGTGTTGAAGGCTTTTACAAGCACCAGTTGACGGATAATCTTTCTATCACCGGAGGTCTAATTTGGTTGACTGCACCGAATCAATCTAATGAGAATCCTGATGTTGTGATTGGAACTTTACGGGGAACATTTCTGTTCTAG
- a CDS encoding efflux RND transporter periplasmic adaptor subunit: MKLLPRTTQPASDLREDLSPHSPKKKSRWLIYGGAAIATFTAIVWAFRPTPIVVETQAVTRGELQVSVAAEGKTRIRDRFVISAPVSGRLTRIQLKAGDAVQPGEIVAQIEPLTLTAPVQEALGRLAEARAQREGVATQRPKSATLAQAQTRIQAAIATQRQAEASVAQAQAAFNQAQRDRQRAQEMAASGVISRRDRENAELVEITRAKELESATLAAKAASAEVDVARAALTVLQAEQRDPDYLLKVYDARIASIEADLAKLQDEANRTSVRSPSGGQVLRLLQQSAQSVTAGTPLLEIGDISKLEIVIDVLSTDALRIKPGNVILVQAGSGMPMLKAKVRQVEPSAFTKISALGVEEQRVNVIGDFINAPASLGDGYRSDVQIVVWQNPNVLKVPLSALFRCDQAWCVFSVQDSKAQERSIEIGQRSTFEAEVQKGLQAGETVILHPNEQITTGTPVKSR, encoded by the coding sequence ATGAAGCTGCTCCCTCGGACAACTCAGCCTGCGTCAGACCTGAGAGAAGACTTATCTCCGCATTCTCCAAAGAAAAAATCCCGGTGGCTCATTTACGGGGGAGCCGCGATCGCAACTTTCACGGCAATCGTTTGGGCATTTCGTCCCACTCCGATCGTGGTCGAAACTCAGGCAGTCACACGAGGCGAATTACAAGTGAGCGTCGCTGCTGAAGGGAAAACTCGGATTCGCGATCGCTTTGTCATTTCTGCACCTGTTAGTGGTCGCTTAACCCGGATTCAGCTTAAAGCTGGCGATGCTGTTCAACCTGGTGAAATTGTTGCTCAGATTGAACCTTTAACCTTAACTGCACCCGTTCAGGAAGCGTTGGGACGACTCGCAGAAGCGCGTGCTCAGCGAGAAGGAGTTGCAACGCAAAGACCGAAATCTGCAACACTCGCCCAAGCACAAACGCGGATTCAAGCCGCGATCGCGACTCAACGCCAAGCTGAAGCCAGTGTGGCTCAAGCACAAGCAGCCTTCAATCAAGCTCAGCGCGATCGCCAACGTGCCCAAGAAATGGCAGCGTCCGGGGTGATTTCTCGACGCGATCGCGAAAATGCGGAACTCGTTGAAATTACAAGAGCCAAAGAGCTAGAGAGTGCGACACTCGCCGCAAAAGCAGCATCGGCTGAGGTCGATGTTGCACGAGCAGCACTCACCGTTTTACAAGCCGAACAGCGAGATCCAGACTATTTGCTGAAAGTATATGATGCGAGAATTGCTAGCATCGAAGCAGATCTTGCAAAACTGCAAGATGAAGCGAATCGCACATCCGTTCGTTCTCCAAGCGGTGGTCAAGTCTTACGACTCTTGCAGCAAAGCGCCCAATCCGTCACGGCTGGAACCCCATTGCTCGAAATTGGAGATATCTCAAAATTAGAGATTGTGATTGATGTCTTATCAACCGATGCTTTGAGGATCAAACCTGGAAATGTGATCTTAGTCCAAGCGGGATCGGGAATGCCAATGCTCAAAGCGAAAGTTCGTCAGGTTGAGCCTTCAGCATTTACTAAAATTTCTGCCTTGGGTGTGGAAGAACAGCGCGTCAATGTTATTGGTGATTTTATCAATGCGCCTGCATCGCTCGGTGATGGCTATCGTTCAGATGTGCAAATTGTCGTTTGGCAGAATCCAAATGTTTTGAAAGTGCCATTGAGTGCTTTGTTTCGCTGTGACCAAGCTTGGTGTGTTTTTAGTGTTCAAGATAGCAAAGCTCAAGAACGATCGATTGAGATTGGTCAGCGCAGCACCTTTGAAGCAGAAGTTCAAAAAGGCTTACAAGCTGGAGAAACAGTGATCCTGCATCCGAATGAACAAATCACAACAGGAACACCGGTGAAGTCACGTTAG
- a CDS encoding ABC transporter permease, with the protein MKALNYKLVRDLWKLRGQVIAIALVVACGIAIFIAMISAYQSLAASQSAYYQQYRLAQVFAQLKRAPEPLIEQIQAIPGVAQVQSRVVVDVTLDVPGQKEPAIGRLVSVPEQPIPILNDLFIRQGRYLEPGRAEEVLVSEAFANANHLKIGDRVGAIINGRWQQLSIVGIALSPEYVYEIRAGDVLPDNQRFGVFWMGRKALGTAFNLDGAFNDLALSLSPQTNPEAVIFQLDQLLKPYGGFGAYEQADQISTKFVTDEITQLRSHAMIVPSIFLAIAAFLLHILLSRLIGTQRDQIAILKAFGYSNWSVGWHFLKLVLVIVFLGGAIGTGVGLWMGSGMLKMYTQYYHFPNLNYQISLGLVLGAIAISASAAIIGAFVAVRHAVSLPPAEAMRPEPPAHFRRTLMERLGLQSFLSPVGRIILRNLERKPIQALLSIVGIALAIAMLIVGRYSQDAISYLIDVQFRLMQREDVTIIFNEPRSASVRYEVDHLPGVLYSEPFRIVAVRFRNQQYTHQLGIQGLVENGQLHQLVDQQLNPIPLPIDGILLTAKLGEKLHIRTGETLTVEVLEGDRPTRYVKVAGLVDDLVGLSAYMERRALNRLMQEGETSSGAYLAVDAAQLDRLYALLKQTPAIASVNLRKTTIERFQKTIADTRQIMNAVEIVFACIIAFGVVYNAARIALSERSRELATLRIIGFSRVQIAVVLLGEQAALTIAAIPVGFLVGYGLVVLLSIAYNTELYRLPPIVTSASYAFAVIVVTSAAFISGLIVRRKLDHLDLVAVLKTRE; encoded by the coding sequence ATGAAAGCACTCAATTACAAACTGGTGCGAGATTTGTGGAAACTGCGCGGGCAGGTGATTGCGATCGCATTAGTCGTGGCTTGTGGGATTGCAATTTTTATTGCCATGATTAGTGCTTATCAATCGCTCGCTGCATCGCAATCTGCTTACTATCAGCAGTATCGACTTGCCCAAGTTTTTGCTCAACTCAAACGTGCGCCAGAGCCTCTCATCGAGCAAATTCAAGCAATTCCAGGAGTGGCTCAGGTTCAATCTAGAGTCGTAGTGGATGTCACGCTGGATGTGCCCGGACAGAAAGAACCAGCCATTGGGCGACTCGTGTCTGTACCAGAGCAACCGATACCCATACTCAATGATTTATTTATTCGTCAAGGACGGTATCTAGAACCTGGACGAGCCGAAGAAGTCTTAGTCAGTGAGGCATTTGCTAACGCAAATCACCTGAAAATAGGCGATCGCGTTGGAGCCATTATCAACGGTCGATGGCAACAGCTTAGCATTGTCGGAATTGCACTTTCACCCGAATATGTGTACGAAATTCGAGCGGGGGATGTGCTGCCTGACAATCAACGGTTCGGCGTATTTTGGATGGGCAGAAAAGCTTTAGGCACTGCGTTTAACCTTGATGGCGCATTTAATGATCTAGCCCTCTCTCTGAGTCCTCAGACGAATCCAGAAGCTGTGATTTTTCAGCTCGATCAATTGCTCAAGCCTTATGGAGGATTTGGAGCGTATGAGCAAGCAGATCAGATCTCGACTAAGTTTGTGACTGACGAGATCACTCAACTCAGATCTCACGCGATGATTGTTCCAAGTATTTTCTTGGCGATCGCTGCTTTTTTACTCCACATTCTGCTATCTCGGTTGATTGGAACACAGCGCGATCAAATTGCGATTCTCAAAGCTTTTGGATATAGCAACTGGAGTGTGGGATGGCATTTTCTAAAATTAGTCTTAGTCATTGTGTTTTTAGGTGGCGCGATCGGCACAGGGGTTGGACTCTGGATGGGTTCAGGAATGCTGAAAATGTACACGCAGTACTATCATTTTCCGAATTTGAACTATCAGATTAGTCTAGGATTAGTGTTAGGTGCGATCGCGATTAGTGCGAGTGCGGCGATCATTGGGGCATTTGTTGCAGTTCGACATGCCGTTTCGCTGCCGCCAGCCGAAGCTATGCGTCCAGAGCCTCCGGCTCATTTCCGGCGAACATTGATGGAAAGATTGGGATTACAGAGCTTTCTCTCGCCTGTAGGACGGATTATTCTACGGAATTTAGAGCGGAAGCCGATTCAAGCACTGTTGTCGATCGTGGGAATTGCTTTAGCGATCGCCATGTTAATTGTTGGGCGCTATTCTCAAGATGCGATTAGCTATCTGATCGATGTGCAATTCCGCTTAATGCAGCGTGAAGATGTCACGATTATTTTCAATGAGCCACGTTCTGCATCCGTGCGGTATGAAGTCGATCATTTACCAGGTGTGCTTTACTCTGAACCGTTTCGCATAGTAGCTGTTCGGTTTCGCAATCAGCAGTATACGCACCAGCTTGGCATTCAAGGATTAGTCGAAAACGGGCAATTGCACCAACTTGTGGATCAACAACTCAATCCCATTCCATTACCGATAGACGGAATTTTACTAACAGCTAAACTCGGAGAAAAGCTGCATATCCGAACCGGAGAAACGCTAACTGTCGAAGTGCTAGAAGGCGATCGCCCGACTCGGTATGTCAAAGTTGCAGGACTGGTTGATGATTTAGTCGGCTTATCTGCCTATATGGAACGACGGGCATTGAATCGATTGATGCAGGAAGGGGAGACGAGTTCTGGCGCGTACCTCGCAGTCGATGCGGCTCAACTGGATCGATTGTACGCATTACTCAAGCAAACGCCCGCGATCGCGTCAGTAAACCTTCGCAAAACCACGATTGAGCGATTTCAGAAAACGATCGCGGATACGCGACAGATCATGAATGCCGTTGAAATCGTCTTTGCTTGCATTATTGCGTTTGGTGTCGTTTACAATGCGGCTCGAATTGCCTTATCCGAACGCAGTCGAGAACTTGCAACTCTGCGCATTATTGGCTTCTCACGCGTTCAAATTGCGGTCGTTCTACTCGGAGAACAGGCAGCATTAACGATCGCAGCAATTCCCGTTGGCTTTTTAGTTGGCTATGGATTAGTTGTCCTGCTGTCGATCGCCTACAACACCGAACTTTATCGACTTCCGCCAATTGTAACGAGTGCGAGCTATGCCTTTGCCGTGATTGTTGTAACCAGTGCGGCATTCATTTCAGGATTAATCGTGCGGCGGAAGCTAGATCATCTGGATTTAGTTGCAGTGCTGAAAACGCGCGAGTAG
- a CDS encoding ABC transporter ATP-binding protein has product MNISLAQPTTRQSAPVIFHVEGISKVYRMGEVEVHALRSLNLDLYESEFVVLLGPSGSGKSTLLNILGGLDIPSSGHFYFRNQDLTNANDAVLTRFRRNSVGFIFQFYNLIPSLTARENVALVTEIARHPMKPEQALELVGLRDRLDHFPAQLSGGEQQRVAIARAIAKRPEVLLCDEPTGALDFQTGKIVLEALAQVNQELGTTTAVITHNAGIAGMADRVITMRSGEITNIQYNEHKLAPSALEW; this is encoded by the coding sequence ATGAACATCTCCCTCGCTCAACCAACCACTCGGCAATCTGCTCCTGTGATTTTTCATGTCGAAGGGATTAGCAAGGTGTATCGCATGGGAGAAGTTGAAGTACATGCTTTACGATCGCTAAATCTTGATCTCTACGAAAGTGAATTTGTAGTCCTGCTTGGACCTTCTGGCAGTGGTAAATCCACGTTGCTGAATATTTTAGGCGGATTGGATATTCCCTCAAGTGGGCATTTCTACTTTCGCAATCAGGATTTAACCAATGCGAATGATGCCGTTTTAACTCGATTTCGCCGAAATTCGGTCGGGTTTATCTTTCAGTTTTACAATCTGATTCCGAGCCTGACCGCACGCGAAAATGTAGCACTCGTGACTGAGATTGCTCGACATCCGATGAAACCGGAACAAGCATTGGAATTAGTCGGACTCAGAGATCGACTCGATCATTTCCCGGCTCAGCTATCCGGCGGAGAGCAACAACGCGTTGCCATTGCTAGAGCGATCGCTAAACGTCCTGAAGTTTTACTATGCGATGAGCCGACAGGGGCATTAGATTTTCAAACTGGCAAGATTGTTTTAGAAGCATTAGCACAAGTGAATCAAGAGCTAGGTACAACTACGGCTGTGATTACTCACAATGCTGGAATTGCAGGCATGGCAGATCGAGTGATTACGATGCGCAGCGGCGAAATTACAAACATTCAATACAACGAACACAAGCTAGCCCCCTCGGCATTGGAGTGGTGA
- a CDS encoding metal ABC transporter permease, which translates to MDLPLAVTDISTNLINLVQYPFMQRAIVAGVLMGLLCGFLGSFVALRQLSFFSHAVGHAALVGIAIGVLLQIDPNWTLLPFTLLFGVAVLYLIDQTNLWSDSVLNIVLSGALAIGVILTTFIQGYRGNLMGVLFGDILAVNWADITLTGLLLIVSVTILMATLKQQILLTLNQAVAKVQGVSVQFHRYLFVVLLSLTVAVAIKAIGILLVNAFLVIPASTAKLISHRFNPYLAGSVAIGALSSIAGMLVSGAFNFPSGPSIVLVQFCLFIVVFVATKSLELWRSRTKFNKA; encoded by the coding sequence ATGGATCTGCCTTTAGCCGTTACCGACATCAGCACTAATTTGATCAATCTTGTGCAATATCCCTTTATGCAGCGCGCGATCGTTGCCGGGGTACTGATGGGATTGTTGTGTGGTTTTTTAGGCAGTTTTGTGGCGTTGCGGCAGTTGTCTTTCTTTTCTCATGCGGTGGGTCATGCAGCACTCGTTGGAATCGCGATCGGCGTTTTGCTACAAATCGATCCAAACTGGACGCTGTTACCATTCACGTTACTGTTTGGCGTAGCAGTGCTTTATTTGATTGATCAAACCAATCTTTGGAGCGATAGTGTTCTGAATATTGTACTGTCGGGAGCTTTAGCGATCGGGGTGATTCTGACGACGTTTATTCAAGGCTATCGGGGCAATCTGATGGGCGTGCTGTTCGGAGATATTCTGGCAGTCAATTGGGCAGATATCACACTGACAGGATTGCTACTGATTGTGAGTGTGACGATCTTGATGGCGACGTTGAAACAGCAGATTCTTTTAACGTTGAATCAGGCAGTTGCTAAGGTACAAGGTGTTTCCGTACAGTTTCATCGTTATTTATTTGTGGTGCTGTTGTCGTTGACGGTAGCAGTAGCGATTAAAGCGATCGGGATTTTGCTAGTCAATGCGTTTCTTGTCATTCCAGCTTCGACTGCGAAATTGATCAGCCATCGATTTAATCCCTATTTGGCAGGGTCAGTTGCGATCGGAGCATTAAGCAGCATTGCCGGAATGCTAGTGTCAGGTGCTTTCAATTTTCCTTCAGGCCCAAGCATTGTTCTGGTTCAGTTTTGTTTATTTATCGTAGTGTTTGTCGCTACGAAATCATTGGAACTCTGGCGGAGCAGAACTAAATTCAATAAGGCTTAG
- a CDS encoding metal ABC transporter ATP-binding protein — MIDSILKVEGLTVQRGRYTAIENISFEIPAGSLSAIVGPNGSGKSTLVQAILDLLPKSTGTVEIFGRPIRRLGNLRSQIGYMPQNFIFDRSFPISVEELVALGYTGKGQKRTAVATALRRVNALHLHHQAIGTLSGGELKRVLLAYCLVSPRKLLILDEAFAEVDVQGEAEFYQFLHELQQEERWTVLQVSHDLDMVNRHCDYVLCLNRSLVCTGKPEVALSRDNLLQTYGSAFSRYRHQH, encoded by the coding sequence GTGATTGATTCTATTTTGAAAGTCGAAGGACTGACGGTACAACGGGGACGATACACTGCGATCGAAAATATTTCGTTTGAAATTCCGGCGGGCAGTCTCAGTGCGATCGTGGGTCCGAACGGCTCTGGAAAAAGTACGTTAGTCCAAGCCATTCTGGACTTACTTCCCAAATCCACGGGCACGGTCGAAATTTTCGGTCGTCCGATTCGACGCTTGGGAAATTTGCGATCGCAGATTGGCTATATGCCTCAAAATTTCATCTTCGATCGCAGCTTTCCGATTTCTGTTGAAGAATTAGTCGCATTGGGATACACGGGAAAAGGGCAGAAACGCACTGCCGTAGCAACTGCATTACGTCGAGTGAATGCATTGCATTTACATCATCAAGCGATCGGAACGCTGAGCGGCGGCGAGTTGAAGCGGGTTTTACTGGCATATTGTTTAGTCAGTCCTCGCAAATTGCTGATTTTGGATGAAGCTTTTGCAGAAGTGGATGTGCAGGGCGAGGCGGAATTTTATCAATTTCTGCACGAGCTTCAGCAAGAAGAACGTTGGACAGTGCTGCAAGTGTCGCATGATCTAGACATGGTGAATCGGCACTGCGATTATGTTCTGTGTCTGAATCGATCGCTGGTTTGCACAGGCAAGCCGGAGGTCGCTCTATCCCGCGATAATTTGCTACAAACTTATGGATCTGCCTTTAGCCGTTACCGACATCAGCACTAA
- a CDS encoding metal ABC transporter solute-binding protein, Zn/Mn family, whose translation MRRKSTIACATSLLIFGLLTSCTQSAPPPQTTGDVQSSPAANSEKKLRVVATFLPVYLFTKAVAGDAAQVDILLKPGTEVHEYQSTPADVKALSETDVVVKNGLGMEEFLDDTIKSAQNTKLKVIDASKGITPIGETSQVVKTGQEAGHDHDHSDGNPHVWLDPVLAKQQVTTIRDGLIAADPKNKSKYEANAAAYLQQLAALNTEFEQTLKPFQDRTFITFHDAFPYLAKRYDLKQVAVVEIPEDQLSPADVQATVDAVKQFQAKALFSEPGVDNKLLNSLSNDLKVTLRPLDSLEAGETDPQYYLTAMRSNLQTLTQAFK comes from the coding sequence ATGAGAAGGAAATCGACGATCGCTTGTGCTACCTCTCTACTCATCTTTGGACTGCTCACAAGTTGTACACAGTCCGCCCCGCCTCCCCAAACGACTGGAGATGTCCAGTCTTCCCCTGCTGCGAATTCTGAGAAGAAATTGCGCGTCGTCGCCACTTTTCTCCCGGTCTATCTCTTCACCAAAGCCGTTGCAGGCGATGCGGCACAAGTTGATATCCTGCTCAAACCTGGAACCGAGGTGCATGAATATCAATCTACTCCGGCTGATGTCAAAGCCTTGAGCGAAACTGATGTCGTCGTCAAAAACGGCTTAGGCATGGAAGAATTTCTCGACGACACCATCAAAAGCGCACAAAACACTAAACTCAAAGTGATCGATGCCAGCAAAGGGATTACCCCGATCGGCGAAACCTCGCAAGTCGTCAAAACAGGGCAAGAAGCGGGACATGATCACGACCATAGCGACGGCAATCCGCACGTCTGGCTCGATCCCGTACTTGCCAAACAGCAAGTCACCACGATTCGAGACGGGCTGATCGCCGCCGATCCTAAAAATAAATCGAAATACGAAGCCAATGCAGCCGCTTATCTGCAACAATTAGCAGCACTCAATACTGAATTTGAACAAACATTAAAACCCTTTCAAGACCGTACCTTTATCACGTTTCACGATGCCTTTCCCTACTTGGCAAAACGGTATGACCTCAAACAAGTTGCGGTGGTTGAAATTCCTGAAGATCAACTCTCTCCAGCCGATGTGCAAGCCACAGTCGATGCAGTCAAACAATTTCAGGCGAAAGCCTTATTCAGTGAACCAGGGGTCGATAACAAATTATTGAATAGTCTTTCTAATGATCTCAAAGTGACGTTACGCCCTCTAGATTCTCTAGAAGCGGGAGAAACTGACCCTCAGTACTATCTCACAGCAATGCGATCGAATTTGCAAACTCTCACACAAGCCTTCAAGTGA
- a CDS encoding type II toxin-antitoxin system VapC family toxin translates to MVNSILIDTWGWLTLNDAGERRHQQVATLYRTLLKQKTLIYTTTFVLDETFTLFFKRLNAYQAQKAMLQLSAAFSTDQFQLIQIDETRFSQAPTLRLKYLDKPQISFTDLTSMAVMQEFGILHVLTEDAHFIQVGLEFQRLPAQS, encoded by the coding sequence ATGGTTAATTCCATTTTGATCGATACTTGGGGATGGTTAACCTTAAACGATGCTGGAGAACGGCGACACCAACAAGTTGCAACTCTCTATCGCACTCTACTTAAACAAAAAACACTGATCTACACAACAACGTTCGTCCTAGACGAAACCTTTACCTTATTTTTTAAGCGCCTCAATGCCTATCAAGCACAGAAAGCAATGCTTCAACTTTCTGCCGCATTCTCTACCGACCAATTTCAACTGATTCAGATAGATGAAACGCGCTTTTCCCAAGCCCCAACCCTACGCCTGAAGTATCTCGATAAACCACAGATTTCTTTCACGGATCTCACTTCAATGGCAGTGATGCAGGAGTTTGGCATTCTTCACGTCCTCACTGAAGATGCACATTTTATTCAAGTCGGGCTGGAATTTCAACGATTACCAGCACAATCATAA